In Oreochromis aureus strain Israel breed Guangdong linkage group 20, ZZ_aureus, whole genome shotgun sequence, the following are encoded in one genomic region:
- the LOC116310919 gene encoding glycerol-3-phosphate dehydrogenase [NAD(+)], cytoplasmic → MAAPKKVCIVGSGNWGSAIAKIVGANAAKNAKFDNTVKMWVFEETVNGRKLTEIINSEHENVKYLPGHKLPANVLAVPDLVEASSDADILVFVIPHQFVGKVCDTIKGKIKNDALGISLIKGVDEGPDGLKLISDVIQEKLGITMSVLMGANIANEVADEKFCETTIGCKNKNHGALLKELMQTSNFRVTVVEEYDVVEICGALKNIVAVGAGFCDGLGFGDNTKAAVIRLGLMEMIAFARIFCKEGPVSSATFLESCGVADLITTCYGGRNRKVAEAFVRTGKSIEDLEKEMLNGQKLQGPATAAEVYLILKHKNMVDKFPLFNAVYQICFEGHPVTEFISCLQNHPEHM, encoded by the exons ATGGCAGCTCCGAAGAAAGTCTGCATCGTGGGCTCTGGAAACTG GGGCTCAGCCATTGCCAAGATCGTGGGTGCCAATGCTGCTAAAAATGCAAAGTTCGACAATACTGTAAAAATGTGGGTGTTTGAGGAGACTGTGAATGGGCGCAAACTCACTGAAATAATCAACTCCGAACACGAAAATGTCAAATACCTTCCTGGACACAAGCTGCCAGCAAATGTG CTGGCAGTGCCGGACTTGGTGGAGGCGTCCAGCGATGCAGACATTTTGGTGTTTGTCATCCCGCACCAGTTTGTGGGGAAAGTATGTGACACCATAAAAGGGAAGATAAAGAACGATGCACTGGGAATATCACTCAtcaag GGCGTAGACGAGGGTCCAGATGGACTCAAACTCATCTCTGATGTGATCCAGGAGAAGCTCGGTATCACCATGAGCGTGCTGATGGGTGCAAACATCGCCAATGAGGTTGCTGATGAGAAGTTTTGTGAGACAACCATTG GCTGTAAGAATAAAAATCACGGTGCTCTCCTGAAGGAGCTCATGCAGACCAGCAACTTCCGAGTTACTGTAGTGGAGGAATACGATGTGGTGGAAATCTGCGGAGCCCTGAAG AACATTGTTGCGGTCGGAGCCGGTTTCTGTGACGGTCTGGGCTTCGGGGACAACACGAAGGCGGCAGTGATCAGGCTGGGCCTGATGGAGATGATTGCCTTCGCCCGTATTTTCTGCAAAGAAGGGCCCGTGTCCTCAGCAACCTTCCTTGAAAGCTGCGGTGTGGCCGACCTCATCACAACCTGTTACGGTGGACGTAACCGCAAAGTTGCTGAAGCTTTTGTGAGAACGGGGAAG TCCATCGAGGACCTGGAGAAAGAGATGCTGAACGGCCAGAAGCTGCAGGGACCAGCGACAGCAGCTGAGGTTTATCTCATCCTCAAGCACAAAAACATGGTCGACAA GTTTCCTCTGTTCAACGCAGTCTATCAGATCTGCTTCGAGGGCCACCCAGTCACAGAGTTCATAAGCTGTCTGCAGAACCACCCAGAACACATgtaa
- the g6pd gene encoding glucose-6-phosphate 1-dehydrogenase isoform X2 produces MSIPLSRSEVFGELRKELYDDEEFHQSDVHVFIIMGASGDLAKKKIYPTLWWLFRDGLLPEQTYFVGFARSALTVDAIRTACMPYLKVADTEADRLSTFFGRNTYVSGKYADGDSFSKLNTHIESLPGGPGANRLFYLALPPTVYHDVTKNIKHHCMSTKGWNRVIVEKPFGHDLQSSEELSTHLSSLFTEDQIYRIDHYLGKEMVQNLMVLRFGNRIFGPIWNRDSVACVVLTFKEPFGTQGRGGYFDDFGIIRDVMQNHLLQMLSLVAMEKPASTSSDDVRDEKVKVLKCIAPPSMSDVVLGQYVGDPEGEGDAKLGYLDDPTVPKGSTQATFATTVLYVHNERWDGVPFILRCGKALNERKAEVRLQFTDVPGDIFGRQCRRNELVVRVQPNEAVYAKMMSKKPGVYFSPEETELDLTYKSRYKDVKLPDAYERLILDVFCGSQMHFVRSDELREAWRIFTPILHQIEKEKPKPIPYKYGSRGPQEADDLVQKVGFRYEGTYKWVNPHRL; encoded by the exons atgagcatccctctctctcgctctgagGTGTTTGGGGAGCTGAGGAAGGAGCTCTATGATGATGAAGAGTTTCATCAGTCTGATGTTCATGTCTTCATCATCATGGGCGCATCG GGGGATCTGGCTAAGAAAAAAATCTACCCAACTTTATG GTGGTTGTTCAGAGATGGCCTACTACCCGAGCAGACCTATTTTGTGGGCTTTGCTCGCTCTGCCCTGACAGTTGATGCCATCCGGACTGCTTGCATGCCATACCTGAAG GTGGCAGATACAGAAGCAGACCGGTTGTCGACCTTCTTCGGCAGGAACACTTATGTCAGTGGGAAATACGCAGATGGGGATTCTTTCTCCAAACTCAACACACACATCGAGTCTCTTccaggaggccccggggcaaaCAGGCTCTTCTACTTGGCCCTGCCACCCACCGTCTACCACGATGTTACCAAGAACATTAAGCACCACTGCATGAGCACAAA GGGCTGGAACAGGGTGATTGTGGAGAAGCCATTTGGTCATGACCTTCAGAGCTCTGAGGAACTGTCCACTCACCTCTCGTCCCTCTTCACTGAAGACCAGATCTATCGTATAGATCACTATCTGGGCAAAGAAATGGTGCAGAACCTCATGGTGCTCAG GTTTGGAAACCGAATCTTTGGGCCGATCTGGAACAGGGACAGCGTGGCCTGTGTCGTCCTCACCTTTAAGGAACCCTTTGGCACCCAAGGTCGAGGAGGCTActttgatgattttggcatcaTCCG AGATGTCATGCAGAACCATTTGCTCCAGATGCTTTCCCTTGTTGCCATGGAGAAACCAGCTTCCACCAGCTCTGACGATGTCAGGGATGAAAAG GTGAAGGTGCTGAAGTGTATTGCTCCACCATCCATGTCGGATGTTGTGCTGGGTCAGTATGTGGGGGATCCAGAGGGTGAAGGAGATGCCAAACTGGGTTATCTGGATGATCCCACAGTACCTAAAGGATCGACTCAAGCCACCTTTGCCACCACTGTGCTCTACGTACACAATGAACGCTGGGACG GCGTTCCTTTCATCCTTCGCTGTGGCAAAGCACTGAATGAGAGAAAGGCCGAGGTGCGGCTGCAGTTCACCGACGTCCCCGGAGACATTTTTGGACGTCAGTGTCGCAGGAATGAGCTTGTGGTACGCGTGCAGCCCAACGAGGCTGTGTATGCCAAGATGATGAGCAAGAAACCTGGCGTGTACTTCAGCCCGGAAGAAACGGAGCTGGATCTCACCTACAAGAGCAGATACAAG GACGTGAAGCTTCCCGATGCTTATGAACGTCTCATCCTGGATGTCTTCTGCGGGAGCCAAATGCACTTTGTACGCAG TGACGAACTAAGGGAAGCATGGAGGATCTTCACTCCTATCCTTCATCAAATAGAGAAAGAGAAGCCGAAGCCAATTCCTTACAAATATGGAAG CCGTGGCCCTCAAGAAGCAGATGATCTCGTGCAGAAAGTTGGATTTCGTTACGAAGGCACTTACAAATGGGTGAACCCTCACAGACTTTGA
- the g6pd gene encoding glucose-6-phosphate 1-dehydrogenase isoform X1 yields the protein MMGSRASAERPQLTRSEREVSSATRTRNPATDEKMSIPLSRSEVFGELRKELYDDEEFHQSDVHVFIIMGASGDLAKKKIYPTLWWLFRDGLLPEQTYFVGFARSALTVDAIRTACMPYLKVADTEADRLSTFFGRNTYVSGKYADGDSFSKLNTHIESLPGGPGANRLFYLALPPTVYHDVTKNIKHHCMSTKGWNRVIVEKPFGHDLQSSEELSTHLSSLFTEDQIYRIDHYLGKEMVQNLMVLRFGNRIFGPIWNRDSVACVVLTFKEPFGTQGRGGYFDDFGIIRDVMQNHLLQMLSLVAMEKPASTSSDDVRDEKVKVLKCIAPPSMSDVVLGQYVGDPEGEGDAKLGYLDDPTVPKGSTQATFATTVLYVHNERWDGVPFILRCGKALNERKAEVRLQFTDVPGDIFGRQCRRNELVVRVQPNEAVYAKMMSKKPGVYFSPEETELDLTYKSRYKDVKLPDAYERLILDVFCGSQMHFVRSDELREAWRIFTPILHQIEKEKPKPIPYKYGSRGPQEADDLVQKVGFRYEGTYKWVNPHRL from the exons ATGATGGGATCTCGAGCGAGCGCTG AGCGACCGCAACTGACCAGGAGTGAAAGAGAGGTGTCCTCAGCCACAAGAACAAGGAACCCTGCAACAGATG agaaaatgagcatccctctctctcgctctgagGTGTTTGGGGAGCTGAGGAAGGAGCTCTATGATGATGAAGAGTTTCATCAGTCTGATGTTCATGTCTTCATCATCATGGGCGCATCG GGGGATCTGGCTAAGAAAAAAATCTACCCAACTTTATG GTGGTTGTTCAGAGATGGCCTACTACCCGAGCAGACCTATTTTGTGGGCTTTGCTCGCTCTGCCCTGACAGTTGATGCCATCCGGACTGCTTGCATGCCATACCTGAAG GTGGCAGATACAGAAGCAGACCGGTTGTCGACCTTCTTCGGCAGGAACACTTATGTCAGTGGGAAATACGCAGATGGGGATTCTTTCTCCAAACTCAACACACACATCGAGTCTCTTccaggaggccccggggcaaaCAGGCTCTTCTACTTGGCCCTGCCACCCACCGTCTACCACGATGTTACCAAGAACATTAAGCACCACTGCATGAGCACAAA GGGCTGGAACAGGGTGATTGTGGAGAAGCCATTTGGTCATGACCTTCAGAGCTCTGAGGAACTGTCCACTCACCTCTCGTCCCTCTTCACTGAAGACCAGATCTATCGTATAGATCACTATCTGGGCAAAGAAATGGTGCAGAACCTCATGGTGCTCAG GTTTGGAAACCGAATCTTTGGGCCGATCTGGAACAGGGACAGCGTGGCCTGTGTCGTCCTCACCTTTAAGGAACCCTTTGGCACCCAAGGTCGAGGAGGCTActttgatgattttggcatcaTCCG AGATGTCATGCAGAACCATTTGCTCCAGATGCTTTCCCTTGTTGCCATGGAGAAACCAGCTTCCACCAGCTCTGACGATGTCAGGGATGAAAAG GTGAAGGTGCTGAAGTGTATTGCTCCACCATCCATGTCGGATGTTGTGCTGGGTCAGTATGTGGGGGATCCAGAGGGTGAAGGAGATGCCAAACTGGGTTATCTGGATGATCCCACAGTACCTAAAGGATCGACTCAAGCCACCTTTGCCACCACTGTGCTCTACGTACACAATGAACGCTGGGACG GCGTTCCTTTCATCCTTCGCTGTGGCAAAGCACTGAATGAGAGAAAGGCCGAGGTGCGGCTGCAGTTCACCGACGTCCCCGGAGACATTTTTGGACGTCAGTGTCGCAGGAATGAGCTTGTGGTACGCGTGCAGCCCAACGAGGCTGTGTATGCCAAGATGATGAGCAAGAAACCTGGCGTGTACTTCAGCCCGGAAGAAACGGAGCTGGATCTCACCTACAAGAGCAGATACAAG GACGTGAAGCTTCCCGATGCTTATGAACGTCTCATCCTGGATGTCTTCTGCGGGAGCCAAATGCACTTTGTACGCAG TGACGAACTAAGGGAAGCATGGAGGATCTTCACTCCTATCCTTCATCAAATAGAGAAAGAGAAGCCGAAGCCAATTCCTTACAAATATGGAAG CCGTGGCCCTCAAGAAGCAGATGATCTCGTGCAGAAAGTTGGATTTCGTTACGAAGGCACTTACAAATGGGTGAACCCTCACAGACTTTGA
- the LOC116310903 gene encoding testis-expressed protein 49 has product MVMCKRKVLVSLRQVRVDKLCNVMAFFGLTYLGYQNPIGDRMILNPREPSNRNDGNSNIKAGMPPSLQEQPRPLRCIEDCQLSDQPLPHSTDIHNGSHERYKAMIKRLQTPRSPNQLYLVPLTESQRYGWMVSKNPEPWTLVRRFPQKNSEMTKFVKEMLKTDPNFSLL; this is encoded by the exons atggttatgTGTAAACGGAAAGTTTTGGTGTCTCTACGGCAGGTTCGGGTAGACAAACTGTGCAACGTTATGGCCTTTTTTGGTTTGACATACCTGGGTTATCAGAACCCGATAGGCGATAGAATGATACTGAATCCCCGGGAACCGTCTAATCGTAACG ATGGCAACAGCAACATCAAAGCCGGGATGCCACCTTCTCTTCAAGAACAACCGAGACCCCTCAGATGTATAGAGGACTGCCAACTTTCCGACCAGCCCCTTCCCCACAGCACTGACATACACAATGGGAGCCATGAGAGATACAAAGCGATGATCAAGCGGCTTCAAACACCCAGAT CTCCAAACCAGCTCTACTTGGTGCCTCTGACGGAGAGCCAGAGGTATGGATGGATGGTGTCCAAGAACCCTGAGCCATGGACGCTAGTCAGAAGGTTTCCCCAAAAGAACAGCGAGATGACCAA GTTTGTTAAAGAAATGTTAAAGACGGACCCGAACTTCAGCCTGTTATGA